In Nicotiana tabacum cultivar K326 chromosome 2, ASM71507v2, whole genome shotgun sequence, the following proteins share a genomic window:
- the LOC107825185 gene encoding uncharacterized protein LOC107825185 isoform X4, translated as MNSNSKSGNSGVVGVGARVSIPSSVRKTIQDIKEITGNHSEDEIYAMLKECSMDPNETAQKLLFQDTFHEVKRKRDRKKELQNSIKESAESKWKAGTQGRGNKGSRGNLTSRHVSHDAGAGKNGKENLTNHFLDKSVGLSSVPNVEAKNISSSSSAATNGPSGLASGSDIIVQNAHASARRGIKQFEAYAGAGSGVQTTPADASKIPKVATGNRDVHGQRRPNSVNSSRTLSSPPPSGAHLSASDPVLLPSQDSRPAGVVGTVRREVGSQHSPVERASSNSNGSKKTTAKSDTGSVDIQVKMPSKFQGPGKNQLQEFLQTASSIHGGSSVSRPSSNYNNRSQTIGTQKGPCKEWKPKPVNNNLAQGSALAAASSGVSMVSVEVNTLLQPPAAVPETKEDTAELQKKLEESHISDVEHVIIPNHLHVPEVEKLGFCFGSFDTSFSLVTSTNNAPEHDGSPPIPEASECIEEAASEQPPSNQNASTAVEDTDYSYQPPPSHGQESFSAKGDDISSSAPECSESKPETLQSGQQYSVVHTSPNYNFGFVPPMLGNQLAPFDSSESQPRDVSRLPNFLVQQPIDPTNYYAQFYRSSADTDGRISPFHSAGVSTQYNGGVAVVPPQTSQSSQEGGNTLALSTAAPTPLVTQAAGLMQSSLAVPQQPVPVFRQAAGMHLPHYHPNYIPYGHYFSPLYVPPTAIHQLLSNGAFSQQPQAGGVYPPPPSAAARYSLSQYRPGANVGNSAHIGVPGTYAPYGSSPVNYNPSSATTTGNPAPNEDLSASQFQDSNVYVSGQQSESSGVWINAHNRDLSSLQASSFYNHPQGQVALTPNQPGHGNFAGVYHPAQPVTASTVHPLMQQSQTMAGPVDMVGPTANVYQRPQHSQINWPSSY; from the exons ATGAATAGCAACAGTAAGAGTGGTAACAGTGGTGTTGTTGGAGTAGGAGCTAGGGTTTCAATCCCGAGCAGTGTGAGGAAAACGATCCAGGATATAAAAGAGATCACTGGAAATCACAGTGAAGATGAGATATATGCAATGCTCAAAGAATGCTCTATGGATCCCAACGAAACTGCTCAAAAACTCCTCTTTCAAG ATACATTCCATGAAGTTAAAAGGAAGCGTGATCGAAAAAAGGAG CTTCAGAATTCAATCAAGGAATCTGCTGAATCAAAGTGGAAAGCCGGCACGCAGGGCAGGGGGAACAAAGGGAGTCGTGGAAATTTGACTTCTCGTCATGTTTCACATG ATGCAGGTGCTGGAAAGAATGGGAAAGAAAATTTGACCAATCACTTTCTTGACAAGAGTGTCGGCTTATCTTCTGTGCCTAATGTTGAGGCAAAAAATATTTCAAG ctcatcaagtgccgctactAATGGGCCTAGTGGTCTAGCTTCCGGGAGCGACATCATTGTACAAAATGCTCATGCATCTGCAAGAAGAGGAATTAAACAATTTGAAGCATATGCAGGTGCTGGCTCTGGTGTGCAGACAACTCCTGCTGATGCAAGCAAAATCCCAAAAGTGGCTACGGGAAATAGGGATGTACATGGGCAGAGGAGGCCAAACTCCGTCAATTCTTCAAGAACTCTATCTTCACCACCTCCATCAGGAGCTCATCTCTCAGCTTCAGATCCTGTGCTCTTGCCATCTCAAGATTCACGACCCGCTGGTGTAGTAGGCACAGTTAGAAGGGAAGTTGGGAGCCAGCATTCTCCAGTTGAACGTGCTTCTTCAAACTCAAATGGGAGTAAAAAGACTACTG CAAAGTCTGATACTGGAAGCGTAGATATACAAGTGAAGATGCCAAGCAAATTTCAGGGGCCTGGAAAGAATCAACTTCAAGAGTTCTTGCAAACTGCTTCTTCAATCCATGGTGGTTCTTCCGTTAGCAGGCCTTCGTCTAATTACAACAATCGATCACAAACGATTGGTACACAAAAAG GTCCTTGTAAGGAATGGAAGCCAAAGCCTGTTAACAATAATCTAGCTCAGGGGTCTGCTCTTGCAGCTGCTTCGTCTGGTGTTTCTATGGTCTCTGTTGAAGTCAATACACTATTGCAGCCTCCTGCTGCTGTTCCTGAAACAAAAGAAGATACTGCAGAGCTGCAGAAAAAGTTAGAGGAATCACACATTTCAGATGTTGAGCATGTAATTATCCCTAACCACCTTCACGTCCCTGAGGTTGAAAAACTTGGATTCTGTTTTGGAAGTTTCGACACTAGCTTTAGTTTGGTTACAAGCACAAACAATGCTCCCGAGCATGACGGAAGTCCACCAATTCCTGAAGCTTCTGAGTGCATTGAAGAAGCTGCAAGTGAACAGCCTCCAag TAATCAAAATGCATCAACAGCTGTAGAGGACACTGATTATTCTTATCAGCCTCCACCTTCACATGGACAGGAGAGTTTCTCTGCCAAAGGAGATGATATCTCATCCTCTGCTCCGGAGTGCAGTGAATCGAAGCCAGAGACTCTGCAGTCGGGTCAACAATATTCAGTTGTTCATACATCGCCCAACTATAATTTTGGCTTTGTGCCACCAATGTTAGGCAATCAGCTCGCGCCCTTTGATAGCTCTGAATCTCAACCTCGAGATGTTTCTCGTCTTCCAAATTTCCTT GTTCAGCAACCCATTGACCCAACAAACTACTATGCCCAATTCTACCGTTCGAGTGCTGACACTGATGGCCGCATTTCACCTTTTCATTCAGCGGGTGTTTCTACCCAGTACAATGGCGGTGTTGCTGTTGtgcctccacaaacttctcaatCTTCTCAAGAG GGCGGGAACACTCTTGCTTTATCTACTGCCGCTCCGACGCCACTTGTGACTCAAGCTGCTGGGCTTATGCAGAGTTCGTTAGCTGTACCACAGCAACCTGTCCCTGTATTTCGGCAGGCTGCTGGGATGCATCTGCCCCATTATCATCCGAATTATATTCCATATGGTCACTACTTTTCACCGCTTTATGTTCCACCAACAGCCATCCATCAATTATTAAGCAATGGTGCCTTTTCCCAGCAACCTCAAGCTGGCGGTGTATATCCACCTCCACCATCAGCTGCTGCCAGATACTCTCTTTCGCAATATAGACCAGGAGCTAATGTGGGAAATTCAGCTCACATTGGAGTGCCTGGCACATATGCGCCATATGGATCCTCTCCTGTCAACTATAACCCTAGTTCAGCTACAACAACTGGAAACCCTGCTCCCAATGAGGATCTTTCTGCGTCTCAGTTCCAGGATAGTAACGTCTATGTTAGTGGACAACAG AGTGAAAGCTCAGGTGTGTggattaatgcacacaatcgagATTTATCTAGCTTGCAAGCAAGTTCCTTTTATAATCATCCTCAGGGTCAAGTGGCTCTAACACCCAATCAACCTGGACACGGAAACTTTGCTGGTGTTTATCACCCAGCACAACCAGTTACAGCATCAACTGTTCACCCACTTATGCAGCAGTCTCAAACGATGGCCGGTCCAGTTGATATGGTAGGACCAACAGCCAATGTCTATCAACGGCCTCAGCATTCACAGATTAACTGGCCAAGTAGTTACTGA
- the LOC107825185 gene encoding uncharacterized protein LOC107825185 isoform X3, which produces MNSNSKSGNSGVVGVGARVSIPSSVRKTIQDIKEITGNHSEDEIYAMLKECSMDPNETAQKLLFQDTFHEVKRKRDRKKELQNSIKESAESKWKAGTQGRGNKGSRGNLTSRHVSHDAGAGKNGKENLTNHFLDKSVGLSSVPNVEAKNISSSSSAATNGPSGLASGSDIIVQNAHASARRGIKQFEAYAGAGSGVQTTPADASKIPKVATGNRDVHGQRRPNSVNSSRTLSSPPPSGAHLSASDPVLLPSQDSRPAGVVGTVRREVGSQHSPVERASSNSNGSKKTTAKSDTGSVDIQVKMPSKFQGPGKNQLQEFLQTASSIHGGSSVSRPSSNYNNRSQTIGTQKAGPCKEWKPKPVNNNLAQGSALAAASSGVSMVSVEVNTLLQPPAAVPETKEDTAELQKKLEESHISDVEHVIIPNHLHVPEVEKLGFCFGSFDTSFSLVTSTNNAPEHDGSPPIPEASECIEEAASEQPPSNQNASTAVEDTDYSYQPPPSHGQESFSAKGDDISSSAPECSESKPETLQSGQQYSVVHTSPNYNFGFVPPMLGNQLAPFDSSESQPRDVSRLPNFLVQQPIDPTNYYAQFYRSSADTDGRISPFHSAGVSTQYNGGVAVVPPQTSQSSQEGGNTLALSTAAPTPLVTQAAGLMQSSLAVPQQPVPVFRQAAGMHLPHYHPNYIPYGHYFSPLYVPPTAIHQLLSNGAFSQQPQAGGVYPPPPSAAARYSLSQYRPGANVGNSAHIGVPGTYAPYGSSPVNYNPSSATTTGNPAPNEDLSASQFQDSNVYVSGQQSESSGVWINAHNRDLSSLQASSFYNHPQGQVALTPNQPGHGNFAGVYHPAQPVTASTVHPLMQQSQTMAGPVDMVGPTANVYQRPQHSQINWPSSY; this is translated from the exons ATGAATAGCAACAGTAAGAGTGGTAACAGTGGTGTTGTTGGAGTAGGAGCTAGGGTTTCAATCCCGAGCAGTGTGAGGAAAACGATCCAGGATATAAAAGAGATCACTGGAAATCACAGTGAAGATGAGATATATGCAATGCTCAAAGAATGCTCTATGGATCCCAACGAAACTGCTCAAAAACTCCTCTTTCAAG ATACATTCCATGAAGTTAAAAGGAAGCGTGATCGAAAAAAGGAG CTTCAGAATTCAATCAAGGAATCTGCTGAATCAAAGTGGAAAGCCGGCACGCAGGGCAGGGGGAACAAAGGGAGTCGTGGAAATTTGACTTCTCGTCATGTTTCACATG ATGCAGGTGCTGGAAAGAATGGGAAAGAAAATTTGACCAATCACTTTCTTGACAAGAGTGTCGGCTTATCTTCTGTGCCTAATGTTGAGGCAAAAAATATTTCAAG ctcatcaagtgccgctactAATGGGCCTAGTGGTCTAGCTTCCGGGAGCGACATCATTGTACAAAATGCTCATGCATCTGCAAGAAGAGGAATTAAACAATTTGAAGCATATGCAGGTGCTGGCTCTGGTGTGCAGACAACTCCTGCTGATGCAAGCAAAATCCCAAAAGTGGCTACGGGAAATAGGGATGTACATGGGCAGAGGAGGCCAAACTCCGTCAATTCTTCAAGAACTCTATCTTCACCACCTCCATCAGGAGCTCATCTCTCAGCTTCAGATCCTGTGCTCTTGCCATCTCAAGATTCACGACCCGCTGGTGTAGTAGGCACAGTTAGAAGGGAAGTTGGGAGCCAGCATTCTCCAGTTGAACGTGCTTCTTCAAACTCAAATGGGAGTAAAAAGACTACTG CAAAGTCTGATACTGGAAGCGTAGATATACAAGTGAAGATGCCAAGCAAATTTCAGGGGCCTGGAAAGAATCAACTTCAAGAGTTCTTGCAAACTGCTTCTTCAATCCATGGTGGTTCTTCCGTTAGCAGGCCTTCGTCTAATTACAACAATCGATCACAAACGATTGGTACACAAAAAG CAGGTCCTTGTAAGGAATGGAAGCCAAAGCCTGTTAACAATAATCTAGCTCAGGGGTCTGCTCTTGCAGCTGCTTCGTCTGGTGTTTCTATGGTCTCTGTTGAAGTCAATACACTATTGCAGCCTCCTGCTGCTGTTCCTGAAACAAAAGAAGATACTGCAGAGCTGCAGAAAAAGTTAGAGGAATCACACATTTCAGATGTTGAGCATGTAATTATCCCTAACCACCTTCACGTCCCTGAGGTTGAAAAACTTGGATTCTGTTTTGGAAGTTTCGACACTAGCTTTAGTTTGGTTACAAGCACAAACAATGCTCCCGAGCATGACGGAAGTCCACCAATTCCTGAAGCTTCTGAGTGCATTGAAGAAGCTGCAAGTGAACAGCCTCCAag TAATCAAAATGCATCAACAGCTGTAGAGGACACTGATTATTCTTATCAGCCTCCACCTTCACATGGACAGGAGAGTTTCTCTGCCAAAGGAGATGATATCTCATCCTCTGCTCCGGAGTGCAGTGAATCGAAGCCAGAGACTCTGCAGTCGGGTCAACAATATTCAGTTGTTCATACATCGCCCAACTATAATTTTGGCTTTGTGCCACCAATGTTAGGCAATCAGCTCGCGCCCTTTGATAGCTCTGAATCTCAACCTCGAGATGTTTCTCGTCTTCCAAATTTCCTT GTTCAGCAACCCATTGACCCAACAAACTACTATGCCCAATTCTACCGTTCGAGTGCTGACACTGATGGCCGCATTTCACCTTTTCATTCAGCGGGTGTTTCTACCCAGTACAATGGCGGTGTTGCTGTTGtgcctccacaaacttctcaatCTTCTCAAGAG GGCGGGAACACTCTTGCTTTATCTACTGCCGCTCCGACGCCACTTGTGACTCAAGCTGCTGGGCTTATGCAGAGTTCGTTAGCTGTACCACAGCAACCTGTCCCTGTATTTCGGCAGGCTGCTGGGATGCATCTGCCCCATTATCATCCGAATTATATTCCATATGGTCACTACTTTTCACCGCTTTATGTTCCACCAACAGCCATCCATCAATTATTAAGCAATGGTGCCTTTTCCCAGCAACCTCAAGCTGGCGGTGTATATCCACCTCCACCATCAGCTGCTGCCAGATACTCTCTTTCGCAATATAGACCAGGAGCTAATGTGGGAAATTCAGCTCACATTGGAGTGCCTGGCACATATGCGCCATATGGATCCTCTCCTGTCAACTATAACCCTAGTTCAGCTACAACAACTGGAAACCCTGCTCCCAATGAGGATCTTTCTGCGTCTCAGTTCCAGGATAGTAACGTCTATGTTAGTGGACAACAG AGTGAAAGCTCAGGTGTGTggattaatgcacacaatcgagATTTATCTAGCTTGCAAGCAAGTTCCTTTTATAATCATCCTCAGGGTCAAGTGGCTCTAACACCCAATCAACCTGGACACGGAAACTTTGCTGGTGTTTATCACCCAGCACAACCAGTTACAGCATCAACTGTTCACCCACTTATGCAGCAGTCTCAAACGATGGCCGGTCCAGTTGATATGGTAGGACCAACAGCCAATGTCTATCAACGGCCTCAGCATTCACAGATTAACTGGCCAAGTAGTTACTGA